AAATACAGCAAAATTAGCCAGGAGCATGGCACCCTGGAGGAGCATGCCACCCTGGTGCTAAGTTGCGAGAATACGCTATTCATGCTCGCCTCCACGGTGGGTACACTTGACGAGCTGCTCAAACGCGAGTTGCTCAACTATTTTCTGCTATTGGACTACACAGACATTTGCGGCAATCTGGCCAAGTGCTTAGCCAGCTTGTTTGCCAAATCGCCGCACATTGAGTACGACATAGCCGACGATGAGGACCAACAATCGTCGCCAGCGGTAGCAGGTGGCGAAGCAGCGGCGCCAGCTGCTGAGGATCGCGGAGGCGTGGTGAAGCGCGGCAAAGTGATTGTGCCCAGCGCCGAAAGCATCTATGCACGCTGCTTGGCTCTGCTGGGCAATCAGCAGTGCATCAAACGTGCATCGAACATACTCAGCTTCCTTAAGTACTATCATCCGCAGCTAAATCCAGCACTGGAGGAGCTCTGGAACCGCCGTATCTCCGACATGCTGCTGCACATCAACAAGCCGCAGGCAtatctgcagcagctgcaagaCTTCCTGCTGGAGACCAACGAGTTTTTGGGCGCACGCGATGAGCAGTTTCCGCAGCGCTTGGCCATCAAGCTGGGCGATCAAATGTATTTGTATCCCATGCAGTTGCCGCACTCAGAGTGGCAGCTGCCGGATCTGAGCGCCGAGCGGGGCATGCTGCTGCAGTCTGTGGCGCTGACACTCTGTCAGGTGACGGATGTCGCCTGCATCCATACCAAGATAGATTTGATTGTAACAACGGCGCGACAGGAGCGTCTCGATAAGCACATCAAGCATGCGGAATACGAGCGACGCATCGAGCCATGCGCTCGGGCACTCGGCTATATAGCCCGACAACACTTGGCGCATGTGATCAAGAAGCTATCGGAACTGGCGCAAATGGGCGGACGCAAACATTCAACGGGTTTCTTTAGCAATCTGCACTTTATAAAGGACACGCACAAGGAGCTAGAGAACTACAAGAGCAATTTGCTGGTGGTGAAAGCCTTTGGCCGCATCATGGACGAGGCAGATCCGTTGCAATCGCTGCAGCATCTAGATGATACCATGCTCAACTTCTTAATGATACAACTGGCCGGTCACAAGGATCAGACCATTATGTCGGCCATACTACAAACGCTGCTTAGTATTTGTAATCAGCTAATTGTCACCAAAGAACAACTGCCAGCTCCGCTCAAGCATCGCAAGCAAATCATGGAAACTGTCTTCAGTATACCCATTGAATCGCCCTTCCATGACCTGCCATTGCTGCCCACCATTTTGAAGCTGGGCACAGATTTCATACGCATCGGTGAGTGTGCACAGACCTAAACGGATAAAGTATTTAATCCATTAATAACTTTGTTGCTATATTTTTGGCAGGCGGCAGCGATAGCTCTGAGTGCGTGGACGGCAGTATCATCTTTGAAATAGCTTGCAAAAACTTTTTCGGCTGCGCCAGGCagttgaaaatgaaatttgattCGCAGGAGGAGGATGAGCACAACAGCTTTCTTGCCAAGCATCTGAACGAATCGCTGCCACAGCTTAATGCACTGGTTCGCGCCATTGTTGAACTGGATCCGTCACCCTCAACGCTGGATCTGATCATTGGCATACTGGAGTGCTGGATGCGGGACAAGAACTCAGAGGTGCGCATCTGCGCCAGCCATGTGCTAAATAACACACTTGAGGTATACATTAAGTCCATGAAAATTGGCGGCTGTGAGGCGCCCTCCAAGTTCAATCAGACTGGCCAAATGCTAGGCAAAATTGTGCCCCGTTGCATCGACTCCAATGGCACCGTGCGCCAGGTATCAGTGGACATACTGCAAAAGACGCTGGAAATCGCCTGCATCTATGAGACACTGACCATAGCGAGTATTGACAGCAGCGCCGAATGGCTAAAGGAGATTGAATCCATCAAGGAGCACATCATCACGGATGAGCCCAAGCAAATCTATAATCTGGCTGGCGATATTGCTAAGATTATAGCGCAACGCATTTCCAGTTTCCAGTATCTGCAATTCTGGTTAGtatgatttttaatatcttgtCACATCAGCTTTTGATCAACTTTTCGCTCATTATCTATTAGCTCTAGCCTCTCCATTTCATTGAATCGTAgtcaaattgttaaaattgaattgaaggaTAATAGCAGCATTTTACGAGCATTTGCAAGCTCATGAATAGATTATTCAAATGGCATGTTTGATATTTAgaattaaaaaaccaaacaaaagcCAGGTTCTAGCTTAGCCTTACGACATAAATAACTCAACCACAACAGTTTATGGATTAACCTTTTATGTTTAATTCTGATATCAGACTCCAGCTCTTGTAGTTTCCCTGGCAAACGCTGGAATTGCTTACCTCCccttaatttgatttgtttctcGAAAATTCGTACATAAGTATCAAAGCAGAATTTTGAATCAAGCATTAACTCGAATAGAGAATTTTGAATGCATGtggcaacaataaataaattcaactaCTTATAACTTATCTAAAAAACAAAGGTCgtatgcgcgtgtgtgtgtctctctctctctctttcgtaAGCCATTTACTTTGAGTCAAGCTTCTGGGTCTGGGTTCCTATTCCTCATCTTTTGACGAGCTGCTTCCCGGCGCTTGGCCTGCTTCATATCGGCCGAAGGACTTACGACATAGTAGGGCAGTTCGTAGAGCTTGTGAAATTGACCATCAACTTCGGCACAGACGCAATGAATTTCCCGCTTCTTCTCCCTTAGACGTGCGCTGCGGCGCAACTCCCTCACCGGCTTATAGTTAggcaattcaatttgttcaTCCGACATCTCCTCATCCGTATTATCAGTGTTCACTTCCTGGTTTTGGTCATCTTGAACTGATGGCTCATCGCTTAAGCGCTTGAAGAAGATTATGTTCGCAGCTGAGGCAGCCTAAAGGATCCTTGACATTTTccatttaacttttattttactcTCCACCATTCAATAATTCTTACCAATTGATAAACAGtgccaaaaatgttaaatattccGCTCATTTTATGCTAGTGTTTGATGTTACTGCTATGAAATCAAATCTCGACTGAGGACTATATTTTCAGCTGTGCTAAAATGTTGTGCCGCATGGCAACTAGCTCGGGACGTACTcgatcataataataatagcgcAACTAGACGTTGTCTGTAGTGCAATCATTCTGTTCTCAAATGGCAAACgcgtatatatttttggtcaaTGTCCTAGGCTATATCGGCCTACCTTCAACAATTTTAGGCAGACTATTGATGAATTCCTCTAAGGATCAAGATAAAACTCTTCCGGCTGGTTCAGCCTCACACAGAGAGCAGACGACCCGACTGGTCGTTCATATTATGTGTTCTAGCCTTGCTCAAAGTATTCGTAATTGAAAAAATCTGTTAAGCAAATTCAAAGATCGCAGTCTCGATAAGGCATCGCACGTCTACCCATTCGACTGGGTATCTATCTGCAAATCAATCCCTGTTCGAAACTAAGCACAGGATGCTTCTTTAGCTGCAAGTACAGCTGTCATATTAACGTTGGGGCAAGCATGGAGATTCCTAAAAAAAAGACCAATTTATGGGTTTCCAAACGATTTGTGGATGCtaataaaaaacttaaacTTCTATTTTAGTCTGAGAACGAAAGGCTGCTGAccgatatatttatatattttatataaatgcttATAATTTGGGTCGGATTTCGttgtaataatataaattgaagGGAAGATGCGACGATGCAACGCTATCTCTTTCCAGCTAATGGAATCTTCTATTTGTGTCTCTCACAAACCCGTGTGAGCtatcaaaatacaaatttggaaACGAAACAAATCATTGACATCAATCGATTAGTGACTTTTGGAATATATGAAGGAATAATGTAAATGAACTATTTATAAGTAATCTTCagaaacaaattgcaaatgttgCTCTACCGTGCGCCGGATGCTACGCGTCAGGCTTAGGGGCTGGGAGTATCCAGCTTGCGCCCTTTGACGAGCTGCTTCGCGACGCATGGCCTGCTGCATATCGTCTTGAGGATCAAATACGTAATCCCGCAGATCGTAGAGCTTATGTAAACGACCATTAACCTCCTCACAGACGCAGTGAACTTCCCTTTCCTTATTCGGACTCGAGCTTATATTGATCGGATCGTCGTACAACTCATCCGCATCATCGGTGGACTCTTCCTGGCTTTCATCCTCTTCAGCAGATGGCTCATCGTCCAAGGCCCCGAATAAGATTTTATTTGCAGCTAAGGCAGCCTAAATAATATATAGTTTGTTATGGTCCTCTTCGTCTGGATCCGTTGGGTATTCCTATTTTATCACTTTTGATTCTTACCAGTTGATAGAAAGTGCCGAAGATTTTGAATATTCCGCTCATTTTGTGAAAGTCTTTGAGGACTTTATTCTAGTCTGTGCAGGCTTGCTGTGTCCGATGACAGCTAGCTCAGAGACCAACTTGATCAGAACAAGGAATTATTATTCAAAGTCCTAAGACAAACCAGAGACTTCTCGCTTCTAAGTCCGACACCCAAAATTGTTAGTAAAACTTTGATATagatgtaaatatatatatatatataaatctttaACTTTTTGCAACAAAAAAGTATATAGTTTGGGTACtcttatttcaattattttcttctttttttcaagTAAAACTC
This window of the Drosophila virilis strain 15010-1051.87 chromosome X, Dvir_AGI_RSII-ME, whole genome shotgun sequence genome carries:
- the LOC26530605 gene encoding uncharacterized protein yields the protein MSGIFKIFGTFYQLAALAANKILFGALDDEPSAEEDESQEESTDDADELYDDPINISSSPNKEREVHCVCEEVNGRLHKLYDLRDYVFDPQDDMQQAMRREAARQRAQAGYSQPLSLTRSIRRTVEQHLQFVSEDYL